AGGGCCACCGTGCCCGACAGAACCCAGCTCCCGGACCGGTGCGGGTTCTCACCACCAAAGACGGAGCAGACGGCCACCCCAGCCTCCACTCCAGCCAGCCACGGCCTCCCCACTCACGCGTGCCCTCTTGCCTGCCAGGTCCTGGCCTCTGCCTCGGGCCGCAGCAGCACGACCGCCCATTGTCAGATCCGCGTCTGGGACGTGTCTGGCGGCCTCTGCCAGCATCTCATTTTCCCCCATAGCACCACCGTGCTCGCCCTGGCCTTCTCACCAGATGACAGGCTTCTTGTCACACTGGGTCAGTGGGAGGGAGGGCGGAGGCCAGGGGCTTCCCTAGACCCCGGGGGGGCTGCACCTGTGCACCTGACGCGGCTGCTCTGTGTCCTTCCCAGGGGACCACGATGGCCACACCCTCGCCCTATGGGGCACGGCCACCTATGACCTCGTGTCCTCCACCCGCCTCCCAGAGCCGGTGCATGGCGTGGCCTTCAACCCCTGGGACGCCGGCGAGCTCACCTGTGTGGGCCAGGGCACTGTCACCTTCTGGCTCCTTCAGCAGCGCGGGGCAGACATCAGCCTTCAGGTGCCACCCGTTTGGCGTTTGGGCCCAGGGGTGGTTTTGTGGGGTGGAATCTGCCTGCGCCCCGGGACACTGCTGACCCATGGCCACTCTCATACTTTGCCAGGTGCGTCGAGAGCCGGTCCCAGAGGCAGTGGGGGCTGGAGAGCTGACCTCGCTCTGCTACGGGGCACCCCCCCTGCTCTATTGTGGCACCAGCTCTGGCCAGGTCTGTGTCTGGGACACGCGTGCCGGCCGCTGCTTCCTGTCCTGGGAGGCGGACGACGGTGGCATTGGTGAGTGCCCCGCAGAAGCCCTGTGGCCCTCAGGACCCCTACCTGGGATCCTCAGAGCTGGGGCAGAGGCCTCATCTGCAGCCCTGGCGTCCGGGCAGCCTTGTGACCCAGGGCCTCTGGGAAGGTAGCCGTGGCCCCTTATGGCTCCTCCTGCCCCTAGGGCTGTTGCTGTTCTCGGGTTCTCGATTGGTCAGTGGCAGCAGCACGGGGCGGCTGCGCCTGTGGGCCGTGGGGGCTGTGTCAGAGCTGAGGTGCAAGGGCTCAGGCGCCAGGTGAGCTGTTCACCCCTACGTGTTTTGACTGCAGGTGGGTGTTGGTGTCCCTGACTGGGGCTTGCAGCCAGTGCCCCGCCCCCCCAAAGGCCGCTCTGCAGACCGGCGGCCTGCTAGCCCCTCCAAGGGACAGGCTTGGGTGTGGCCTGGGCCTCACTGGCTGCTGTCGAGTACAGGCACGGGCCCAGAAGCCGCAGCTCCACGGGCTTTCTCTTCTTCCACCGGGAGGGCACAGCCAGGTCCCGAGACGCAATGCTGAGGGCCCTGCCTCGGCTGGGGACCCAGCTGGCTCTTGTCGTCGGCCTTGAGGCCCACTGTTCTCTCCTTCCCTGCACCCTCAGGTCCAGTTCTGTGTTCATGGAACATGAGCTGGTGCTGGATGGGGCTGTGGTGAGCGCCAGCTTCGATGACAGCATGGACATGGGCATCGTGGGCACCACGGCGGGCACGCTCTGGTTTGTCAGCTGGGCCGAGGGCACCAGCACGCGCCTCATCAGTGGCCACAGGAGCAAGGTGAGGGACTTCCAGCCTGGATGGAGGCGGGGCAGCCGAACCTGGTGCCCTCCCTGCCTGCCGGCTCCATCTCCACCAGCCCAGATGATTCCAAGTCCTGCCGTCACTGGCTCGCAGCGGCCGCCTTGGGGTTCCCAGCGGGGAAGTCTTGGGTGTGCACGCCCCTCAAAGCCGTCCCGGTTGTGTCTGCACCAGCGAGCCGCCTGGCAGGCCTTGCAGGTCTTCTCAAACCGTCCTTTCCCTGCTATTGCTttgcgtttttttgtttgtttgttttttgttttttgtaattgTCAAAGAAATCACATcagtccgggcgtggtggtttgtgcctgtaatcccagcactctgggaggccgaggcaggtggatcacctgaggtcaggagctcgagaccagcctggtcaacatggtgaaatcccatctctactgaaaatacaaaaattagccgggcctcttgatgtatacctgtaatcccagctactctggaggctgagacaggagaatcgcttgaacccaggaggcagaggttgcagtgaaccaagattgcaccactgcactccagcctgggcgacagagtgagactccatctcaaaggaaaaaaaaagatgaaaaacccCACATCGTCTGTCCCCACACCTCCCATAGACTGGCTTTGCTGACTCAGTCTCATGGGATTGTTCCCTGAGGCTCAAGAGGTCAGGAGGCCCAGGTAGCTACTGGGTCAAGTTCTGCTCTCTCTGGGTCAGGTCTGGTCAGGTTCTGGTTGGTGTTGGGTCCAGTCCTGTAAGGCCCAGCTCTGGCCTGCAGCCTCCTGGTGCTGGAGCTGCGTCTCCAAGAAGCACACAGCACTCATCTCTCTGGGACCTCCTGGTCTGGAAGCTCCATGGCCTCATGGGGTTGGGGCAGCCACCATGTCGCCCCCTCACCCGCCAGCTGCAGCCTTAGGAGAGGTGGCCTCCTGGGCGGAATTGGGGCAGCAGGACAGGTGCCAGTCCTTCCCCTGCTGGACCAGGTTTCTGGCGTGGCGTTGGTCTAGCAGCCGTGGCCATGGGCTTCCTCCTGTGGGTGTAAGAGCTCTGCGTGTGGTCAGCTGGGCCCCACGGGATTGATTGTTCCTTGATGCCGAATCCCATCATCCAGTTGCCCCTTGCTTCTTTCTTTAGAAACCTGTCTTTAGTATTTGGAGATGACGATAGCCAGCAAAGAAAGTTGAGTTTGAGACAGGTGAGGGTTGTTTACTTTTCTGGAAGCAGGTTTGTTGAGGTGTAGTTGTCACAGCACGAGCTCTGTGTGTTTCAGGGGGTGGCTATCGGCATATTGAGCAGCTGTGGAGCTAGAGGAAACCCCATGTGTGCCTGTTCCTCGGTCACTCCCCGTttcccacctccccagcccctggcaaccactgagtGGCTTTCTGTGTCTGGGTTTTCCTGTTCAGGATATTCTGTAGGAACTGGCTCACCTGGCTTCTCACCCTGAGCATGGTTTCCAGGGTCATCCCGGCCGCTGTGTGTGCCAAGCCAGTCATCCCTCTTTATGGCCAAATACTGTTGCATTGTACGGATAGATCATGTGTGTGTCCATCCACCAGGGCCGGGAAATTCGGCCTGAGTCCGTGACCTGAGCCTGTGACCTGAGCCCGTGGTCACTGGTGGCCTTCCTGTGACGTGGAAGTGCGAGGAATTCTGGGCCCCGCCTGTGTGGTTCTGCCTGGGCGGTTCTGCCTGGGCCTGGACTTCGCCGTTTGCTTGGAGGGCCCAGGGCCCTCCCGGGGAGATGGACTGAGCTGTCCTGGCCTGGGCGGTTCTGCCTGGGCCTGGACTTCGCCGTTTGCTTGGAGGGCCCAGGGCCCTCCCGGGGAGATGGACTGAGCTGTCCTGGCCTGGGCGGTTCTGCCTGGGCCTGGACTTCGCCGTTTGCTTGGAGGGCCCAGGGCCCTCCCGGGGAGATGGACTGAGCTGTCCTGGCCTGGGCGGTTCTGCCTGGGCCTGGACTTCGCCGTTTGCTTGGAGGGCCCAGGGCCCTCCCGGGGAGATGGACTGAGCTGTCCTGGCCTGGGCGGTTCTGCCTGGGCCTGGACTTCGCCGTTTGCTTGGAGGTCCCAGGGCCCTCCCGGGGAGATGGACTGAGCTGTCCTGGCCTGGGCGGTTCTGCCTGGGCCTGGACTTCGCCGTTTGCTTGGAGGGCCCAGGGCCCTCCCGGGGAGATGGACTGAGCTGTCCTGGCCTGAGTCCCTGCAGTCCCTCATTGCTCAGCtgaactgaattttattttattttattttttttgagacggagtttcttgtcgcccaggctggagtgcagtggcatgatcttggctcactgcaagctccgcctcccgggttcacgccattctcctgtctccgcctccgaagtagctgggactacaggcgcccgccaccacgcccggctaattttttgtatttttagtagagtcggggtttcaccgtgttagccaggatggtctcgatctcctgaccccgtgatccgcccgcctcagcctcccaaagggctgggattacaggcatgggccaccgcgcctggctgaactgatttttttttaatgaagtgcaTCGTGTTCCCACTTGCACTTAAAGTTCACATTTGGTGCCAGGCTGTATCGCTTCCTCTAACTGGTGAGTGGCACCTGTGTCTCCTTTCTGCCAGTCCAGCAGTGCCAGCTGTCAGCGGCACCTGCATAATGACACGTCTGCATTTCCCCCCAATCGGCGTGCAGCAGTTTTGGGAGGAGGAATGCGACTGCATGGcgtgctcgctgcaacctcagtCTGCAGCCTGCTAGGGACGCACGGCCACACTCCTGTCTTTCAGCCTCAGTCTGCAGCCTGCTAGGGACTCACGACCACGCTCCTGTCTTTGAGGTGCTGTCAGAACAGCTTTCTCCTCGGTATCCCGCCGGGTTTGACTGGCTAGTGGGCTTGCTTTGGTTTGGACTCACCCAGATCTAGTGCAGGGACACACACGGAGGCCAGCACTGCTCCTTTCCGCCATGTGGAGTTGGCCGGGGCCAGAGGCACATGCTCTGGTTTGGACAGCCCGGCCCTGGGGGCTGGAATAGGAAATGCCTGCGTCCCTTTCCCCTGCCCAGAGGCCAACACCCCCAGCCTAGCTACGGCTTCCCCCAGGTGAACGAGGTGGTCTTCAGCCCCGGGGAGTCCCACTGCGCCACATGCAGTGAGGATGGGAGTGTGCGGGTGTGGGCCTTGGCCAGCATGGAGCTTGTGATCCAGTTCCAGGTGCTGAACCAGGTGTGTGGGGAGTGCCCAGGCCGGGGGCAGGATGGGGGCCTGCTCGGTGGGGGGCCTGGCATGGGTGGGGCCGCCTCCTCCCTCTGGCCTGGGTGTGTGTCCCCAGGGCCCCTGTGAGTGCTGAAGTTTCCCCACTGTGGGTCCCCAGAGCTGCCTCTGCCTGGCATGGAGCCCCCCGTGCTGTGGCCGCCCTGAGCAGCAGCGGCTAGCGGCCGGCTATGGTGACGGCTCCCTGCGCATCTTCAGCGTCTCCCGCACAGCCATGGAGCTCAAGATGCACCCCCACCCGGTGGCGCTGACCACTGTTGCCTTCTCCACCGATGGTGAGGAGTTGGGTGTGTGGGGGATGGTGCCGTCCTGACCTGGCCCAGGTCCAGTCTCTGGGCTGGGGGCTCACAGGGTGACGGCATGGTCCCAGGTCAGACTGTCCTCTCTGGAGACAAGGATGGGCTCGTGGCTGTGAGCCACCCCCGCACAGGGACAACCTTCCGTGTGCTGAGTGACCACCAGGGCGCCCCAATCTCTACCATCTGTGTCACGTGCAAAGAGGTAAAGCAGCCCCAAGAGCTGGGGAGAGGGGGCCGGGGTGCTGGTGGGGGCAGGCACCATCTTGGCAGAAGGCACCTATCTGCCCTCACGCACTCCATTCCCAGTGTGAAGACTTAGGGGTGGAGGGCACAGACCTATGGCTGGCTGCCAGTGGGGACCAGCGGGTCAGCGTCTGGGCCTCCGACTGGCTGCGGAACCGCTGTGAGCTTGTGGACTGGTTGAGTTTCCCAATGCCTGCCACCACGGAGGTAAACCATGCTCCTGGCACTGTGGGTGGGGCTGGTACCCATCCACCCCACCACAGCATGCTGCGCCTTTGCAGACTCAGGGCCACCTGCCACCGTCCCTCGCTGCCTTCTGCCCTTGGGATGGGGCGCTCCTGATGTACGTGGGCCCCGGTGTTTACAAGGAGGTGATCATCTACAACCTCTGCCAGAAGCAGGTACACGCAGCTGCCCGCGTGTCACTGGGAGCCCCAGGGATCCAGGGTGGTGGGTGGGGCCTGGCTGAGCCCTGAGCCCACAGGCCTGGAGCCTCACGCTGGCTGCTCACAGGTGGTGGAGAAGATACCACTGCCCTTTTTTGCCATGTCCCTGAGCCTGTCCCCCGGGACCCACCTCCTGGCTGTTGGCTTTGCTGGTGAGTGCTGGTGGATGCAGTTTGGGCCTGTCTTAGGTGGGGGCCAAGTGGGCTGACTGGTGCCCTGCTCCAAGACAGGTGCCTCACCTGTGCCCCGGGCTCCTCGTCTCTGGGGTGGGGTGAGGACATCTGCCCTAGAGAGAGCGTCCTGGGATCAGGAGACGATGAGGTAGGTGAGGAACCAGGCACAgcgcccagcacagggcctgaaTGCACGGGTGGCAGCGACTTTTAAGGAGGGAACTGGCCCAGCTGCAGGCCGACAGCCTGGCAGTGATGGACCCCCTAGTCCCAGTGGCACATGGAGGGCACAGCCAGGAGCCCTTTTAGCACCAGCTCCCCCGACCAGCATCATGCCCAGTGGGGACAGTCTGGGTGGGTTGGGGGAGCCCTCTGAGTgctgcctggccctggccctggcccaccTGCACCGTCTACCCACAGAGTGCATGCTGAGGCTGGTAGACTGTGCCATGGGGACTGCGCAAGACTTTGCCGGCCACGACAATGCAGTGCACCTGTGCAGGTTTACACCGTCTGCCAGGCTGCTCTTCACGGCCGCCCGCAACGAGATCCTTGTGTGGGAGGTCCCCGGCCGCTGAGATGCAGCAGGgactgtggtggtgggcatcacGCCTGGTCACGCCAGGCACCTGGACACAGGCTTGGCAGAGGTGCCAGGTTGTCAATGGCCTCATGCTGGGACAGGCCAGGATTCATGTAAATCGCCTGGAGCAAGCTGTTGTAAATTTGGCGACCTGTAAATACTTTAATACCTGTTGCCGTTTTGCTTAAGAAATCCTTAATGTTTCTATCTTGTAATAAACATGGGCATTTATTGCATTATTGCTGCATTGTTGCACTGGCTGTCTCTGGTCACTCCTGGCCTGAGCTCAGCCTCTGCCCGTCCCTTAATCGGCTGTTTGTCAAGGCCCCTGTGGTGCCGTGAAGCAGTGGCCGGTCGGCCTGCCAGGGCGCCAGGAGCCTGCGCTGCCCGCCGTGGCCGGCGCGTCCACGCGGTGGCGCGCCGCACAGCCTGTCCGCTCTGGCCCGCCCGGCTCGCTGGTGCGGCTGTGCGGGCGGGGCCGGAAGTGTGGGGCCCCGCGGGGCCGAGAACCGGAAGTGCGGGGCGGGCGCGGGGGCAGAGCGAAAGGCTTGAGGACCAGGTCGGGGCCGGGTTCCTGGTCGGGGAGCGGCTCCGGGCGGCAGCCATGAGGCGGGACGTGCGCATCCTGTTACTGGGCGAGGGTAGGCGCCGGCCCGGGGGTCTCGGAGCTGCGGCGGCCGTGACGCGGGGTGAGGGTCTCGGGGGTCGGGGGGCGCCGTGACCTTGGCCCTCGCGCTGACCGCCTCGCCCCGCGCAGCCCAGGTGGGGAAGACGTCGCTGATCCTGTCCCTGGTGGGCGAGGAGTTCCCCGAGGAGGTAAGGGGCACGCCCGCCGCGGGGGTGGGAGCGGGCCCAGCCGGGGGTCCCTGGTGAGCGCGCGGGTCCCTTGCAGGTCCCTCCCCGCGCGGAGGAGATCACGATCCCCGCGGACGTCACCCCGGAGAAGGTGCCCACCCACATCGTGGACTACTCAGGTAGCGACCGTAGCCTCCCGGGGGCCCGGCCCGCAGCGGTCCGGCGGGCCTGCTGGGTCCGCAGTGGAGTCTCTTTGTCCCCCTAGAAGCCGAGCAGACGGACGAGGAGCTGCGGGAGGAGATCCACAAGGTACCCGTGGTGCGCGGGACGAGGGAGGGGCTGGGCGCGGGCTCGGCCTAATCCGCTTCGCAGGCTGGGGGATTGGACCGAGGTGCTCAGGGTGTCCTTGTCCCTGATAATTCTGTGACCTCCGCACTGAGGGTTGTTGGGGCCCCTACAGCGCACCCCGCTGGGAGCCGGCACCGCTCAGGCCAGTGGTGCTCCAAGGATAACAGGACCCTTCCCCGCgggctctccctccctcctgccggGGTGGCAGCAGCGTTTACTCTTCCTGTGGGCTCTGTGTGCGCCACGTCCCCGTGCTGTGTGCTCCAGCCCACCGTCCCGGCCTCCGGGCACCCGGAGCTCCCAGTACCAGAGCACGTGTGCCGGCGACATCTCCAGGCAAGGGCACAGGACACAGCCACCCAGGGCAGCCCCTGCTGTTGGCACCCCTCACTGCGGTCCTGTCACTCTGTCTGTAGCGAGGGGGGAGGCAGGGGCCAAGGCGGCTGTCTTGCAGGGTGTTGGGTTGCAGGTGTGGCCGTGTCTGTCCTGAGCCCTCTGCTCTAAGACTCTTGCCGACGACAGTTATGCTTCTGGGGCCTGGTGTCCCTGCACTGGCAGTGGGCGGGGAAGAGGCTTCTCTGAGGGTTCAGcagcagctcccagtgtgacACTGGGGAGTGCCTGCTCTGCCAACACCAGGCTGGAGGCAGGTTTTAGGGAAGGCTGGGCTTTCCCGGCCTCAGAGCTGCACCCCATGCTACCCGTGAGCCTCTGGGGCCTCCTGGAGCCTCGAGATGGCGTGGAACGGCCAGGGTCGTCGGTGGTGAGCCAGCAGCCCTGTCACCCACATCTCATCACTGTTCCCTCAGGCAAacgtggtgtgtgtggtgtatgacGTCTCTGAGGAGGCCACCATTGAGAAGGTGAGCCCTCAGTGCAGATCCCAACAGCAGAGACACAGTGGCCGGTGGTGGCCCAGGTGGACCCTCACCCAACCCGTGGCCAGTGCCATCGCTCACAGCATTTTGGGGAGCCTGACGTGGAGTTGCCTGACGTGGAGTCACCCGGCCCTCTCCtgtgatcccacttcccctgagaGGGTCTGGGACGTCCCGCACTCTGAGCCATTTAGGCTGGCAGCCCTCTTTCTTCCCCAGTTTCCAAACCCCCGGGGGGGACCCGCAGAGGGCCTGCATTGGGGGCGGCCCTAGGCTTGGGCCCCAGTGACTTGGGGGTGTTTGGGAGCCATTGGGGTCAGACAGATGAGGCTGCACCTGCTGCCTGCCTTCTCCCACCAGCTTTGTTCCTGTGGCCGGGACTTGGGCCCTCAGTGGGCCTTGACCTCCCCCTTCTGCTCTCCCCCAGCCAGGCTCGTGCTCCAGCTGGGAGCCATGTGCCCGCGGGCAGCCTCACCTCACAGCCAGGCTTTGCTTTTCAGATTCGAACTAAGTGGATCCCACTGGTGAATGGGGGGACCACGCGGGGGCCCAGGTAATGAGGGGGATGTGGAAGGGGCTGGGACCCCCGGCTCCCCTGCCCCTGGTGACCATGGGCCTTCAACCCAGGGTGCCCATCATCCTAGTGGGCAACAAGTCAGACCTGCGGTCGGGGAGCTCCATGGAGGCCGTGCTCCCCATCATGAGCCAGTTTCCCGAGATCGAGACCTGCGTGGAGGTGAGTAGGTCCCAGGCAGGGCCTCCTCCTTCATTCCTTGTGTCCTCAGTCGGTGCCCTCCTCGGGGCACTTCCCTGAGGCTGTTCCCACTTTCCCAGTGTTCGGCCAAGAACCTGAGGAACATCTCAGAGCTGTTCTACTATGCCCAGAAGGCCGTCCTGCACCCCACAGCCCCCCTCTATGACCCTGAGGCCAAGCAGGTGAGCATCCACTGGGGCCCCGCACACTGGTTCCCCAGGGGCCCAGGGGGTGCTAGGTGGGGCGGTGTGGCGGGTCGGCGTGGGTCACCTGAGGGTGCTGAGCCAACATCCCCACAGTTGAGGCCCGCGTGTGCCCAGGCGCTGACGCGCATCTTCAGGCTCTCAGATCAGGACCTGGACCAGGCGCTCAGTGACGAAGAGCTCAACGCTTTCCAGGTGTGCCCCCGCCCCACCCTCGGTGCCCAGCCCCCTTGAACCTCCGCTGCCGTTAGTGACTGGAACGGGCCGTCTCCGGGTGGCTGGCTGACTCCCAACAACGTTCTCTCGGAAGCAGAAATCCTGCTTTGGGCACCCCCTGGCCCCGCAGGCCCTAGAGGACGTGAAGACCGTGGTGTGCAGGAACGTGGCGGGCGGCGTGTGGGAGGACCGGCTGACCCTGGATGGTGAGGCCGGGTGCCCGCCTGTGCctggggagtggggggagggggctgtGCCTGGTGCTCCCCCTGCTCTGTCTCGGTGCAGGTTTCCTCTTCCTGAACACGCTCTTCATCCAGCGCGGCCGGCACGAGACCACGTGGACCATCCTGCGGCGCTTCGGCTATAGCGACGCCCTGGAGCTGACTGCCGACTATCTCTCCCCTCCGTGAGTGACGCTGGGGCTTGAGGCCTGCCCTCCCCGAGGGTCAGGAGCTGACTGCCGACTATCTCTCCCCTCCGTGAGTGACGCCAGGGCTTGAGGCCTGCCCTCCCTGAGGGTCAGCGAAGGTCTCGCTCAGCAGGCCGTCTGGGGTCGTGCCCTTGCCTGGCTGTGCCCTGAACCCCTCAGCATTCACAGAGCTCTGAGTCGGGGGGGCTGGCCCCTTGCCAACCCCGCGCGCGTGGCTTGTTCACCCTGTTGGGGTCGGCAGCTTGGGGTGTGGCCTGTGGGCCTCAGCCAGGCCTCCCACGTGCTGGAGCCAGGTGGGCACCCTCCTCCCCTATCGCAGCTGCAAGGTTGGGGGCGTACAGGAGCTTCTGGGTCTTGTAGGGAGGGTCCAGCTGCACAGACGGGGCTGGCAGGGTGACAGatgggctgagcgtggtggtgcagtCTCCTGGGAGCTAGACGGGCTGTGGCCTCCCTGCAGGATCCACGTGCCCCCCGGCTGCAGCACTGAGCTCAACCACCTTGGCTACCAGTTTGTGCAGAGAGTGTTTGAGAAGCACGACCAGGTGAGAGCATGGCgactcccctgcccctgcccccgccccctccccggcACACACATCACTGCATCCCTCCTTCTGCAGGACCGTGACGGCGCCCTCTCGCCCGTGGAGCTGCAAAGCCTTTTCAGCGTGTTCCCAGCAGCCCCCTGGGGCCCTGAGCTCCCACGCACAGTCCGCACAGAGGCCGGCCGGTTGCCCCTGCACGGATACCTCTGCCAGTGGACGTAAGTGCGGCCCACACCATGCCCGCCTGCCGCACCACCCTCCCCACCATAACACTGTGCCTGCCTCCCGCCCACCCCCAGCCTGGTGACCTACCTGGACGTCCGGAGCTGCCTTGGGCACCTAGGCTACCTGGGCTACCCCACCCTCTGTGAGCAGGACTCCCAGGCCCATGCCATCACAGGTAGGCACCCACCCTCCCTGGGCCTGGGCCCAGCATCCTGGCAGCTGCCCTAACCCGTGTCTATCCTCACAGTCACCCGTGAGAAGAGGCTGGACCAGGAGAAGGGACAGACGCAGCGGAGCGTCCTCCTGTGCAAGGTGGTGGGGGCCCGTGGAGTGGGCAAGTCTGCCTTCCTGCAGGCCTTCCTCGGCCGCGGCCTGGGGGTAAGCACCCTAGACTCCCCCACCATCCCAGGGActccaggggcagggcagggcaatcTGGGGGGGCACTGCAGCCAGCGAGTGTCAGGACTTCACCTCCCTCAGCACCAGGACACGAGGGAGCAGCCTCCCGGCTACGCCATCGACACAGTGCAGGTCAACGGGCAGGAGAAGTACTTGATCGTGAGTGCTGGGGCGGCGCGGCCTGTGCCCGAGGGCGGACCCGGGGACACCCAGGCCTGCCTAGCAGATCTGGCCCAGCATGGCCCTAGGGGGACCGAGCCCCAGGGACCCTTCCTAAGGCCACTG
This sequence is a window from Gorilla gorilla gorilla isolate KB3781 chromosome 18, NHGRI_mGorGor1-v2.1_pri, whole genome shotgun sequence. Protein-coding genes within it:
- the RHOT2 gene encoding mitochondrial Rho GTPase 2 isoform X6 gives rise to the protein MRRDVRILLLGEAQVGKTSLILSLVGEEFPEEVPPRAEEITIPADVTPEKVPTHIVDYSEAEQTDEELREEIHKANVVCVVYDVSEEATIEKIRTKWIPLVNGGTTRGPRVPIILVGNKSDLRSGSSMEAVLPIMSQFPEIETCVECSAKNLRNISELFYYAQKAVLHPTAPLYDPEAKQLRPACAQALTRIFRLSDQDLDQALSDEELNAFQKSCFGHPLAPQALEDVKTVVCRNVAGGVWEDRLTLDGFLFLNTLFIQRGRHETTWTILRRFGYSDALELTADYLSPPIHVPPGCSTELNHLGYQFVQRVFEKHDQDRDGALSPVELQSLFSVFPAAPWGPELPRTVRTEAGRLPLHGYLCQWTLVTYLDVRSCLGHLGYLGYPTLCEQDSQAHAITVTREKRLDQEKGQTQRSVLLCKVVGARGVGKSAFLQAFLGRGLGHQDTREQPPGYAIDTVQVNGQEKYLILCEVGTDGLLATSLDAACDVACLMFDGSDPKSFAHCASVYKCHYMDGQTPCLFVSSKADLPQGVAVSGPSPAEFCHKHRLPAPVPFSCAGPAEPSTTIFTQLATMAAFPHLVHAELHPSSFWLRGLLGVVGAAVAAVLSFSLYRVLVKSQ
- the RHOT2 gene encoding mitochondrial Rho GTPase 2 isoform X9 encodes the protein MRRDVRILLLGEAQVGKTSLILSLVGEEFPEEVPPRAEEITIPADVTPEKVPTHIVDYSEAEQTDEELREEIHKIRTKWIPLVNGGTTRGPRVPIILVGNKSDLRSGSSMEAVLPIMSQFPEIETCVECSAKNLRNISELFYYAQKAVLHPTAPLYDPEAKQLRPACAQALTRIFRLSDQDLDQALSDEELNAFQQKSCFGHPLAPQALEDVKTVVCRNVAGGVWEDRLTLDGFLFLNTLFIQRGRHETTWTILRRFGYSDALELTADYLSPPIHVPPGCSTELNHLGYQFVQRVFEKHDQDRDGALSPVELQSLFSVFPAAPWGPELPRTVRTEAGRLPLHGYLCQWTLVTYLDVRSCLGHLGYLGYPTLCEQDSQAHAITVTREKRLDQEKGQTQRSVLLCKVVGARGVGKSAFLQAFLGRGLGHQDTREQPPGYAIDTVQVNGQEKYLILCEVGTDGLLATSLDAACDVACLMFDGSDPKSFAHCASVYKCHYMDGQTPCLFVSSKADLPQGVAVSGPSPAEFCHKHRLPAPVPFSCAGPAEPSTTIFTQLATMAAFPHLVHAELHPSSFWLRGLLGVVGAAVAAVLSFSLYRVLVKSQ
- the RHOT2 gene encoding mitochondrial Rho GTPase 2 isoform X1, with the protein product MRRDVRILLLGEGGEDVADPVPGGRGVPRGGPSPRGGDHDPRGRHPGEGAHPHRGLLRSRADGRGAAGGDPQAHPAGSRHRSGQWCSKDNRTLPRGLSLPPAGVAAAFTLPVGSVCATSPCCVLQPTVPASGHPELPVPEHVCRRHLQANVVCVVYDVSEEATIEKIRTKWIPLVNGGTTRGPRVPIILVGNKSDLRSGSSMEAVLPIMSQFPEIETCVECSAKNLRNISELFYYAQKAVLHPTAPLYDPEAKQLRPACAQALTRIFRLSDQDLDQALSDEELNAFQQKSCFGHPLAPQALEDVKTVVCRNVAGGVWEDRLTLDGFLFLNTLFIQRGRHETTWTILRRFGYSDALELTADYLSPPIHVPPGCSTELNHLGYQFVQRVFEKHDQDRDGALSPVELQSLFSVFPAAPWGPELPRTVRTEAGRLPLHGYLCQWTLVTYLDVRSCLGHLGYLGYPTLCEQDSQAHAITVTREKRLDQEKGQTQRSVLLCKVVGARGVGKSAFLQAFLGRGLGHQDTREQPPGYAIDTVQVNGQEKYLILCEVGTDGLLATSLDAACDVACLMFDGSDPKSFAHCASVYKCHYMDGQTPCLFVSSKADLPQGVAVSGPSPAEFCHKHRLPAPVPFSCAGPAEPSTTIFTQLATMAAFPHLVHAELHPSSFWLRGLLGVVGAAVAAVLSFSLYRVLVKSQ
- the RHOT2 gene encoding mitochondrial Rho GTPase 2 isoform X10, giving the protein MRRDVRILLLGEAQVGKTSLILSLVGEEFPEEVPPRAEEITIPADVTPEKVPTHIVDYSEAEQTDEELREEIHKIRTKWIPLVNGGTTRGPRVPIILVGNKSDLRSGSSMEAVLPIMSQFPEIETCVECSAKNLRNISELFYYAQKAVLHPTAPLYDPEAKQLRPACAQALTRIFRLSDQDLDQALSDEELNAFQKSCFGHPLAPQALEDVKTVVCRNVAGGVWEDRLTLDGFLFLNTLFIQRGRHETTWTILRRFGYSDALELTADYLSPPIHVPPGCSTELNHLGYQFVQRVFEKHDQDRDGALSPVELQSLFSVFPAAPWGPELPRTVRTEAGRLPLHGYLCQWTLVTYLDVRSCLGHLGYLGYPTLCEQDSQAHAITVTREKRLDQEKGQTQRSVLLCKVVGARGVGKSAFLQAFLGRGLGHQDTREQPPGYAIDTVQVNGQEKYLILCEVGTDGLLATSLDAACDVACLMFDGSDPKSFAHCASVYKCHYMDGQTPCLFVSSKADLPQGVAVSGPSPAEFCHKHRLPAPVPFSCAGPAEPSTTIFTQLATMAAFPHLVHAELHPSSFWLRGLLGVVGAAVAAVLSFSLYRVLVKSQ
- the RHOT2 gene encoding mitochondrial Rho GTPase 2 isoform X4, whose protein sequence is MRRDVRILLLGEGGEDVADPVPGGRGVPRGGPSPRGGDHDPRGRHPGEGAHPHRGLLRSRADGRGAAGGDPQAHPAGSRHRSGQWCSKDNRTLPRGLSLPPAGVAAAFTLPVGSVCATSPCCVLQPTVPASGHPELPVPEHVCRRHLQANVVCVVYDVSEEATIEKIRTKWIPLVNGGTTRGPRVPIILVGNKSDLRSGSSMEAVLPIMSQFPEIETCVECSAKNLRNISELFYYAQKAVLHPTAPLYDPEAKQALTRIFRLSDQDLDQALSDEELNAFQKSCFGHPLAPQALEDVKTVVCRNVAGGVWEDRLTLDGFLFLNTLFIQRGRHETTWTILRRFGYSDALELTADYLSPPIHVPPGCSTELNHLGYQFVQRVFEKHDQDRDGALSPVELQSLFSVFPAAPWGPELPRTVRTEAGRLPLHGYLCQWTLVTYLDVRSCLGHLGYLGYPTLCEQDSQAHAITVTREKRLDQEKGQTQRSVLLCKVVGARGVGKSAFLQAFLGRGLGHQDTREQPPGYAIDTVQVNGQEKYLILCEVGTDGLLATSLDAACDVACLMFDGSDPKSFAHCASVYKCHYMDGQTPCLFVSSKADLPQGVAVSGPSPAEFCHKHRLPAPVPFSCAGPAEPSTTIFTQLATMAAFPHLVHAELHPSSFWLRGLLGVVGAAVAAVLSFSLYRVLVKSQ